In Cygnus atratus isolate AKBS03 ecotype Queensland, Australia chromosome 5, CAtr_DNAZoo_HiC_assembly, whole genome shotgun sequence, a single window of DNA contains:
- the JDP2 gene encoding jun dimerization protein 2, whose translation MMPGQIPDPSLTAGALPGLGPLTGLPGTALTAEELKYADIRNIGAMISPLHFLEVKLGKRPQPVKSELDEEEERRKRRREKNKVAAARCRNKKKERTEFLQRESERLELMNAELKAQIEELKQERQQLILMLNRHRPTCIVRTDSIKTPESEANPLLEQLEKK comes from the exons ATGATGCCAGGGCAGATCCCCGACCCGTCGCTGACGGCTGGCGCGCTGCCTGGGCTCGGCCCCTTGACGGGACTGCCTGGCACCGCCCTGACCGCCGAGGAGCTGAAGTACGCCGACATCCGCAACATCGGGGCCATGATCTCACCGCTCCACTTCCTGGAGGTGAAGCTTGGGAAGAGGCCCCAGCCCGTGAAAAGTGAG CttgatgaggaagaggagaggaggaaaaggcgCCGGGAGAAAAACAAGGTAGCAGCAGCGCGATGTCGTAACAAGAAGAAGGAGAGGACAGAGTTCCTGCAGCGG GAGTCTGAGCGTCTGGAGCTCATGAACGCGGAGCTGAAGGCCCAGATAGAAGAGCTGAAAcaagagaggcagcagctgatCCTGATGCTGAACCGGCACCGTCCGACCTGCATCGTGCGGACAGACAGCATCAAGACACCCGAGAGCGAAGCCAACCCGCTGCTGGAGCAGCTAGAGAAGAAGTGA